GTCTCGACATCAAGATCATTGGTCGGTTCGTCCATCACCAGCAGATTGGAAGGTTGCGCGAACAGTTTGGCTAGCAACAGGCGATTGCGCTCACCGCCGGAAAGTCGCGTGATCGGTGCGCGTGCACGCTCGGGCGAGAACAGGAAATCCTGCAGGTAGCCTATGATGTGCTTGCGCTGGCCGTTGAGCTCGATGTATTCGCGACCTTCAGCGACGTTGTCCAGTGCATTCAGTGCATCGTTGAGCTGGGCGCGATGCTGATCGAAATAGGCGATCTGCAATCCGGTGCCCAAAGTGACCACACCGCGCTGCGGCTTGAGTTCGCCGAGCAGGATCTTGAGCAGCGTGCTCTTGCCGGCGCCATTGGGGCCGATGATGCCCACGCGATCGCCACGCATGATGGTGGTGATGAGATCGTCGATCAGCACGCGACCGTCATAGGCTTGGTGGACATACTGCAATTCGATCACTTTTTTGCCGGAGGCCTGCGCGCTGGCAAGCGCCATCTTGGCATTGCCACCCAGCTCACGGCGCTCGGCGCGTTCGCGGCGCATGACTTTCAATGCGCGCACGCGGCCCTCATTACGGGTGCGGCGTGCCTTGATGCCCTGGCGTATCCACACTTCTTCTTGCGCCAATTTTCGGTCAAACAACGCATTGGCTTGTGCTTCGGCGTGCAGGCGCTCTTCGCGTCGGCGTAGGTAGTTGTCGTAATCGCCGGGCCAACTGGTGAGCTGACCGCGATCAATTTCGACAATGCGTGTTGCCAATGCGCGCAGGAAACTGCGGTCGTGCGTGATGAAAACGATGCTGCCTTCGAATGGCTTGAGGAAACCTTCCAGCCAGTCAATCGCTTCGATATCGAGATGGTTGGTCGGCTCGTCCAGCAGCAATACATCCGGCTTGCGCACCAGTGCCTGGGCCAGCAGCACACGGCGCTTCATGCCGCCGGAGAGGGCGGCGAAATCGGTGTCGGCCGGCAGTTCCAGCTTGGTGAGGACTTCGCTGACGCGGCGATCCAGATCCCAGCCGTGCTGTGCTTCGATTTTGTTCTGCACGTCACCCAGCGCTTCAAGATCACCTTCCGCCAGCAGATGGTGATAGCGCGCAAGCAAGTGGCCGAGATCGCCGAGACCGTCGGCGACCACATCGAACACACTGCCGGATGTTGCCTGCGGCACCTCTTGCGCCATACGTGCAACGACAACGCCGCCTTGCACACGCACTTCGCCATCGTCGGCGTGCAGTTCGCCGGCGATCAGCCTCATCAGGGTGGATTTGCCTTCGCCGTTGCGACCGACGATGCACACGCGCTCGTTCGCCTCGATGGAGAGGTCGACATGTTCGAGCAGAAGGGGGCCGCCGATGCTGAAGTCGACGCGCTGAAGTTGGATCAGGGACATCGTTTCATTCTACCGGTTGGCCCGTCGAAAGCCGCTATTCGGGCCTGCGCTAAAGGCGCACGCAGAGCATTGTGTCGATAAATAATGCAGGCCACCGTCACGGATGCGTAACAATATTTTGCGTTTCTGATGGCGTTAAAATTTACAAAAACATGTACTTAGCATGGCCGATTAAAGTATTTCCTCTGGAAATTGTGGTGACTATGCATTAAGGTTGCATGGCGCGGGATAGAGCGCGTTTTTGAACGTGAGGAGGTCATGGTGAATATTGTCAAGCGTATACAGCCACGACAGTCACTGGGCCGCCTCATGGGCCTATTTGCGGTGATGTTTGTGCTTGGCTTGGGCGCTTTTAACGGCGTGGCCCATGCCGGTTATGCCGCCATCGTGATCGACCCGGTCACCGGCGAGGTGCTGAGCGCGGTGAATGCCGACGAGCAGAACTATCCCGCCTCGCTCACCAAGATGATGACGCTGTACCTCACCTTCCAGGCGTTGCAAAACGGCAAGCTGAAGGTGGATCA
The sequence above is a segment of the Dyella sp. M7H15-1 genome. Coding sequences within it:
- a CDS encoding ATP-binding cassette domain-containing protein is translated as MSLIQLQRVDFSIGGPLLLEHVDLSIEANERVCIVGRNGEGKSTLMRLIAGELHADDGEVRVQGGVVVARMAQEVPQATSGSVFDVVADGLGDLGHLLARYHHLLAEGDLEALGDVQNKIEAQHGWDLDRRVSEVLTKLELPADTDFAALSGGMKRRVLLAQALVRKPDVLLLDEPTNHLDIEAIDWLEGFLKPFEGSIVFITHDRSFLRALATRIVEIDRGQLTSWPGDYDNYLRRREERLHAEAQANALFDRKLAQEEVWIRQGIKARRTRNEGRVRALKVMRRERAERRELGGNAKMALASAQASGKKVIELQYVHQAYDGRVLIDDLITTIMRGDRVGIIGPNGAGKSTLLKILLGELKPQRGVVTLGTGLQIAYFDQHRAQLNDALNALDNVAEGREYIELNGQRKHIIGYLQDFLFSPERARAPITRLSGGERNRLLLAKLFAQPSNLLVMDEPTNDLDVETLELLEELLTEYKGTLLLVSHDREFLDNVVSSTLVLEGEGKVGEYVGGYSDWLRQKPMERHATEIVTPVAVTSKVATVAADISEKSKRKLSYKDSRELEQLPARIEQLEADVAARVEAMNDPSFYQQDSAAIQRANDDLTKVQAELDTAYARWTELEG